CAAATATGTCTTTATGGAAGTAAGTTCACATTCCATTGCCCAGAAACGCATCAGTGGTCTACGCTTTGCAGGGGGAATCTTTACCAACCTGACACGTGACCACCTGGACTACCACAAGACTGTGGAAAACTATCTCAAAGCCAAGAAGAAATTTTTCGATGATATGCCGAAAGGTGCTTTCAGTCTGACTAATCTGGATGACAAGAACGGACTCGTCATGACCCAGAACACACGTTCCAAAGTATATACTTATTCCTTGCGTAGCCTCAGCGACTTCAAGGGCAAAATATTGGAATCTCATTTTGAAGGGATGTTGCTCGACTTCAACAACCATGAACTGGCCGTACATTTCATTGGTCGTTTCAATGCTTCAAACTTGCTGGCAGTATTCGGTGCAGCCGTATTGCTTGGAAAGAAGGAAGAAGACGTACTCGTTGCACTCAGTACCCTGCAACCTGTGGCCGGACGCTTCGATGCTGTACGTTCACCCAAAGGTATCACTGCCATTGTGGACTATGCACACACACCGGACGCTCTCATCAATGTTCTGAATGCCATTCACGGCGTACTCGAAGGAAAAGGGAAAATAATTACTGTAGTAGGTGCAGGCGGCAACCGAGACAAAGGTAAACGCCCCATCATGGCAAAAGAGGCGGCCAAAGCAAGCGATCGTGTTATCATCACTTCGGACAACCCCCGCTTTGAAGAGCCGCAAGATATCATCAATGATATGCTTGCCGGATTGGATAAAGACGACATGCAGAAGACCATCAGCATTGCCGACCGGCGCGAAGCTATCAAAACAGCATGTATGCTGGCGCAGCCCGGTGATGTTATTCTTGTAGCCGGAAAGGGCCATGAGAACTATCAGGAAGTCAAAGGAGTTAAACATCATTTTGATGACAAAGAAGAGTTAAAGGCGATAATGTTTTAAAGTGATAAAGTGGTAGAGTGATATTACTTTAACACATTATCACTTTACCACACTATCACACTAAATAGTTGATTTATGTTATACTACTTATTTCAATGGCTGGACAAATATAACATTCCCGGTGCGGGCATGTTTGGCTATACATCATTCCGGGCTCTGATGGCAATCATTCTCGCATTGCTCATCTCAAGTATCTGGGGTGACCGTTTTATAGACTTGCTGAAACGGAAACAAATTACAGAGACCCAACGTGATGCCAGCATCGACCCGTTCGGAGTGAACAAAGTGGGTGTACCAAGTATGGGAGGTGTCATTATTATTGTGGCCATTCTCATTCCATGCCTATTGCTGGGTAAACTGAGCAATGTCTATATGATATTGATGCTGATTACCACAGTATGGTTAGGATCGCTGGGCTTTGCCGATGATTACATCAAAATCTTTAAGAAAGACAAAGAAGGTTTGCACGGGAAATTCAAAATTATCGGCCAGGTAGGTTTGGGACTGATTGTAGGCCTGACACTTTACCTGAGTCCACAGGCAGTTATCCGCGAGAATATTGAAGTAAAGAAACCAGGACAGGAAATGGAGGTCATCCATGCAGGGCAAGACATTAAGTCCACGCAGACTACGATTCCGTTCTTTAAGAGCAATAACCTGGATTACGCAGACTTTGTGGGTTTCTTAGGTGAGCATGCACAAACTGCCGGTTGGGTTTTATTCGTAATCATTACTATATTCGTAGTAACAGCAGTCAGCAATGGCGCCAATCTGAATGACGGAATGGACGGCATGGCAGCGGGAAACTCAGCAATCATAGGCTTGGCATTAGGTATCTTAGCCTATGTATCGAGCCACATTACGTATGCCAGTTACCTTAACATCATGTATATCCCCGGATCGGAGGAACTGGTAATTTTCATTTGTGCCTTTATCGGTGCATTGATCGGTTTCCTGTGGTACAATGCATATCCTGCACAGGTATTCATGGGCGATACGGGCAGTTTGACGATTGGTGGCATCATTGCCGTGTTTGCCATTATCATACACAAAGAGTTACTTATACCTATTCTTTGTGGAGTGTTCCTGGTAGAGAACTTGTCCGTCATCCTGCAACGATTCTATTACAAAGCCGGAAAGAGAAAGGGCGTTAAGCAAAGATTGTTCAAGCGAACTCCCATTCACGACCATTTCCGTACTTCCATGAGTCTGATAGAACCGGGGTGTACAGTGAAGTTCACAACGCCGACCAAGCTGTTCCATGAATCAAAGATAACAGTCCGCTTCTGGATTGTGACGATTGTATTGGCAGCGATAACAATTATAACATTAAAGATAAGATAATAGAGCTGCCAGCCGCGAGCTACAAGCTACAAGTGCTCGCTACTGGTTGCCGATAAATAACAAACTTGTAGCAACTGCCAACTCCAGCCACTTACTGGTAGCTAGTAGCTGGTAGCCTGTAACTTTAAAGAATATATGAGTAGAATTGTAGTATTAGGAGCCGGAGAGAGCGGTGCAGGTGCTGCCGTACTCGCCAAAGTGAAGGGTTTCGACACATTCGTATCCGACATGTCCGCCATCAAAGATAAATATAAGGAAGTGCTGGATAAGTACGGCATTGCCTGGGAAGAAGGACAGCATACGGAAGAATTGATTTTGAGTGCGGATGAAGTGGTGAAGAGCCCCGGTATTCCCAACGACGCTCCGATGATACTGAAACTGAAAGAGCAAGGTACACCCATTATCTCTGAGATAGAGTTTGCGGGACGCTATACCAATGCAAAAATGATATGTATTACCGGTTCAAATGGCAAGACCACTACCACCTCACTTATTTACCACATTTTCAAAAGTGCAGGTCTGAATGTGGGATTGGCCGGTAACATAGGTAAGAGTCTTGCCTTGCAGGTAGCCACAGACCAACATGATTATTATGTGATTGAGCTCAGCTCTTTCCAACTGGATAATATGTATAAGTTCCGTGCCAATATTGCCGTGCTGATGAACATCACACCCGATCATCTGGACCGTTACGACCATTGCATGCAGAATTATGTGGATGCCAAATTCCGCATCACACAGAACCAGACACCAGAAGATGCTTTCATCTTCTGGAACGATGACCCCATCATCAAGCGGGAACTGGACAAGCATGGACTGCGAGCCCATCTTTATCCGTTCTCTGCAGTAAAAGAAGATGGAGCCATAGCTTATGTGGAAGACGGCGAAGTTGAAATCAACGAACCCATCGCCTTCAATATGGAGCAGGAGAAACTGGCCCTGCAGGGTACGCACAATTTATACAATTCTCTCGCCGCAGGTATCTCAGCCAATCTTGCCGGAATAGAGAAAGAATATATTCGTCGGGCATTGTCTGATTTTAAAGGTGTGGAACATCGCCTGGAAAAAGTTGCAACTGTACGTGGCGTGGAGTTTATCAATGACTCTAAAGCCACAAACGTAAATTCCTGTTGGTACGCCCTGCAGAGTATGAAGACGAAGACCGTGCTTATTCTGGGAGGAAAGGATAAAGGTAATGACTATACGGAAATAGAGGATTTAGTACGCGAAAAGTGTTCAGCCTTAGTCTATCTGGGATTGCACAATGAGAAGCTACATGACTTCTTTGATCGCATGGGATTGCCCGTCGCCGATGTACAAACCGGCATGAAGGACGCTGTAGACGCAGCATTCCGTCTGGCCAAAAAGGGTGAAACCGTATTACTCAGTCCTTGCTGTGCCAGTTTCGACCTTTTCAGCAGCTATGAAGACCGGGGCGACCAGTTCAAAAAGTGTGTAAGAGAATTATAGGACACATTACCACATTAAATTTATGGATTTATTAAAAAGCATATT
This window of the Bacteroides intestinalis DSM 17393 genome carries:
- a CDS encoding UDP-N-acetylmuramoyl-L-alanyl-D-glutamate--2,6-diaminopimelate ligase → MILSELLKAIQPIQIIGSTETEITGVNIDSRLVQAGHLFMAMRGTQTDGHAYIPAAIEKGAVAVLCEDVPEEKKEGITYIQVKDSEEAVGKIATTFYDDPTSKMELVGVTGTNGKTTIATLLYNTFRYFGYKVGLISTVCNYIDDQAIPTEHTTPDPITLNQLLGQMADSGCKYVFMEVSSHSIAQKRISGLRFAGGIFTNLTRDHLDYHKTVENYLKAKKKFFDDMPKGAFSLTNLDDKNGLVMTQNTRSKVYTYSLRSLSDFKGKILESHFEGMLLDFNNHELAVHFIGRFNASNLLAVFGAAVLLGKKEEDVLVALSTLQPVAGRFDAVRSPKGITAIVDYAHTPDALINVLNAIHGVLEGKGKIITVVGAGGNRDKGKRPIMAKEAAKASDRVIITSDNPRFEEPQDIINDMLAGLDKDDMQKTISIADRREAIKTACMLAQPGDVILVAGKGHENYQEVKGVKHHFDDKEELKAIMF
- the murD gene encoding UDP-N-acetylmuramoyl-L-alanine--D-glutamate ligase, whose protein sequence is MSRIVVLGAGESGAGAAVLAKVKGFDTFVSDMSAIKDKYKEVLDKYGIAWEEGQHTEELILSADEVVKSPGIPNDAPMILKLKEQGTPIISEIEFAGRYTNAKMICITGSNGKTTTTSLIYHIFKSAGLNVGLAGNIGKSLALQVATDQHDYYVIELSSFQLDNMYKFRANIAVLMNITPDHLDRYDHCMQNYVDAKFRITQNQTPEDAFIFWNDDPIIKRELDKHGLRAHLYPFSAVKEDGAIAYVEDGEVEINEPIAFNMEQEKLALQGTHNLYNSLAAGISANLAGIEKEYIRRALSDFKGVEHRLEKVATVRGVEFINDSKATNVNSCWYALQSMKTKTVLILGGKDKGNDYTEIEDLVREKCSALVYLGLHNEKLHDFFDRMGLPVADVQTGMKDAVDAAFRLAKKGETVLLSPCCASFDLFSSYEDRGDQFKKCVREL
- the mraY gene encoding phospho-N-acetylmuramoyl-pentapeptide-transferase encodes the protein MLYYLFQWLDKYNIPGAGMFGYTSFRALMAIILALLISSIWGDRFIDLLKRKQITETQRDASIDPFGVNKVGVPSMGGVIIIVAILIPCLLLGKLSNVYMILMLITTVWLGSLGFADDYIKIFKKDKEGLHGKFKIIGQVGLGLIVGLTLYLSPQAVIRENIEVKKPGQEMEVIHAGQDIKSTQTTIPFFKSNNLDYADFVGFLGEHAQTAGWVLFVIITIFVVTAVSNGANLNDGMDGMAAGNSAIIGLALGILAYVSSHITYASYLNIMYIPGSEELVIFICAFIGALIGFLWYNAYPAQVFMGDTGSLTIGGIIAVFAIIIHKELLIPILCGVFLVENLSVILQRFYYKAGKRKGVKQRLFKRTPIHDHFRTSMSLIEPGCTVKFTTPTKLFHESKITVRFWIVTIVLAAITIITLKIR